From Vidua chalybeata isolate OUT-0048 chromosome 25, bVidCha1 merged haplotype, whole genome shotgun sequence, one genomic window encodes:
- the RSPO1 gene encoding R-spondin-1 isoform X2: MRLGLLVVVVFLSSMDLTGSSKVVKGKRQRRISTELSQGCARGCDLCSEFNGCLRCSPKLFILLERNDIRQIGICLPSCPLGYFGLRNTDMNKCIKCKIENCESCFSRNFCTKCKEGLYLHKGRCYVTCPEGYAAANGTMECSSPAQCEMSEWGPWGPCSKKRKLCGFKKGNEERTRRILQAPSGDVTLCPATTEVRRCTVQKNQCPEGKRKKKEEQGKQDNGKRNRKDTKDTKSGTKKRKNKQRGATVPATPASPAQ; this comes from the exons ATGCGGCTTGGACTGCTTGTGGTGGTGGTTTTTCTAAGCTCCATGGATCtaacaggcagcagcaaagtgGTGAAGGGCAAGAGGCAAAGACGAA TCAGCACTGAGCTGAGtcagggctgtgccagaggcTGTGACCTATGCTCTGAGTTCAATGGGTGCCTGAGGTGTTCCCCCAAACTCTTCATCCTTCTGGAGCGGAATGACATCCGACAAATTGGGATTTGCCTGCCTTCTTGTCCACTGGGATACTTTGGCCTTCGCAACACGGACATGAACAAGTGCATCA aatgCAAAATTGAGAACTGTGAGTCCTGTTTCAGTCGAAACTTTTGCACAAAATGTAAGGAAGGTTTGTATTTGCACAAAGGGAGATGTTACGTCACATGCCCCGAAGGCTACGCTGCTGCCAACGGCACCATGGAGTGCAGCAGTCCTG CACAATGTGAAATGAGTGAGTGGGGGCCCTGGGGGCCCTGCTCCAAGAAAAGGAAGCTCTGTGGCTTCAAGAAGGGCAATGAAGAGCGAACACGGAGGATTCTGCAGGCTCCCTCTGGGGACGTGACTCTGTGTCCTGCAACCACGGAGGTGCGGCGGTGCACGGTGCAGAAGAACCAGTGCCCCGAAG ggaaaaggaagaaaaaggaagagcaaGGAAAGCAAGATAATGGGAAGAGAAATCGGAAAGACACCAAAGACACTAAGTCTGGCACCAAGAAGAGGAAGAACAAACAGAGAGGGGCCACGGTGCCCGCGACGCCTGCTAGCCCTGCCCAGTAG